From Chloroflexia bacterium SDU3-3, the proteins below share one genomic window:
- the mazG gene encoding nucleoside triphosphate pyrophosphohydrolase — translation MLCAFAIASVCGESLTMSSLTSIENICRAIGIDPLAHGLQILRAADLIPSRAHWPEASAPADQAWSEIQGRGPYLPLLQPYPLLATRPAILADMDASSPSALALSLGRRYPPSHPLTLASAEGQPLWRGTLADLPAQHPQPGSALYIAPLALLDDRWSADGPTTIIARLLGPKGCPWDREQTHRSLRKDLLGETHEVLEAIDQGQTDELAEELGDLLLQILLHAEIGRQAGEFSLDDVYHHLATKLIRRHPHVFGDETAETSTEVLKAWDAIKQAERQEQGKAARGTLDGVPETLPALALAQDTVKKAAKAGFEADSIIWEIDKIYEELSEVNEAINQQPDIRSPSDMHEELGDLLLIITKLAHRLKIDAESALREATAKFRRRFLAMEALAERRGLRLKALSDEEKLQLWSEVKHS, via the coding sequence ATGCTTTGTGCCTTTGCTATTGCATCTGTATGCGGAGAATCGCTCACCATGTCATCACTTACTAGCATCGAAAATATCTGCAGGGCTATCGGCATCGACCCGCTCGCACACGGGCTGCAGATCCTCCGCGCTGCCGACCTCATCCCCAGCCGCGCCCACTGGCCCGAGGCCAGCGCGCCCGCCGATCAAGCCTGGTCCGAGATCCAGGGCCGAGGCCCCTACCTGCCGCTGCTGCAGCCCTACCCGCTGCTCGCCACCCGCCCCGCCATCCTGGCCGATATGGACGCCAGCTCGCCCTCGGCGCTGGCCCTGTCGCTCGGGCGGCGCTACCCGCCCAGCCACCCGCTGACCCTGGCCAGCGCCGAGGGCCAGCCGCTGTGGCGCGGCACCCTGGCCGATCTGCCCGCCCAGCATCCCCAGCCCGGCAGCGCGCTCTACATCGCCCCGCTCGCCCTGCTCGACGACCGCTGGAGCGCCGATGGCCCCACCACGATCATCGCTCGGCTGCTGGGGCCGAAGGGCTGCCCCTGGGACCGCGAGCAGACCCACCGCTCGCTGCGCAAAGATCTGCTGGGCGAGACCCACGAGGTGCTTGAGGCCATCGACCAGGGCCAGACCGATGAGCTGGCCGAGGAGCTGGGCGACCTGCTGCTGCAGATCCTGCTCCACGCCGAGATCGGGCGTCAGGCTGGCGAGTTCTCGCTCGACGATGTCTACCACCACCTCGCCACCAAGCTCATCCGCCGCCACCCGCATGTGTTCGGCGACGAGACCGCCGAGACCAGCACCGAGGTGTTGAAGGCCTGGGACGCGATCAAGCAGGCCGAGCGCCAAGAGCAGGGCAAGGCCGCCCGTGGCACCCTGGATGGCGTGCCCGAGACGCTGCCCGCGCTGGCGCTGGCGCAGGACACGGTGAAGAAGGCCGCCAAGGCCGGCTTCGAGGCCGATAGCATCATCTGGGAGATCGACAAGATCTACGAGGAGCTGTCCGAGGTCAACGAGGCGATCAACCAGCAGCCCGACATCCGATCGCCATCCGACATGCACGAAGAGCTGGGCGACCTGCTGCTGATCATCACCAAGCTGGCCCATCGCCTGAAGATCGATGCCGAGTCGGCACTGCGCGAGGCCACCGCCAAGTTCCGCAGGCGGTTCCTGGCCATGGAAGCACTGGCCGAGCGCAGAGGGCTGCGCCTCAAGGCGCTGTCAGATGAGGAGAAGCTCCAGCTCTGGTCCGAGGTGAAGCACAGCTAA
- a CDS encoding DUF951 domain-containing protein codes for MAGTPVPIHVGDIIQTRKAHPCGGDTWAVVRIGAEIGIRCTTCDRKVFLPRSVLERRIRRFVSHAPAPPEHPPEEATPE; via the coding sequence ATGGCAGGAACACCAGTACCCATCCACGTAGGCGATATCATCCAGACCCGCAAGGCCCACCCCTGCGGCGGCGACACCTGGGCCGTGGTGCGGATCGGTGCCGAGATCGGCATACGCTGCACCACCTGCGACCGCAAGGTCTTCCTGCCGCGCTCGGTGCTTGAGCGGCGCATCCGCAGGTTTGTCTCGCACGCCCCAGCGCCGCCCGAACACCCCCCAGAAGAGGCCACTCCCGAATAG
- a CDS encoding peptidylprolyl isomerase codes for MKIKHVTIVGIAALAISACGGPAASNTTATAGAAANTTAAPAASAAPATAGAGATAEAATTSGDPALVVASVGNATLTRGELDARIKRIQDAVEKQSQGAQKPTATQIEPSLVELFFDEHLTLAVAKDKSVGVEDADVENQIKKIDESMKAQGSTLEDAIQGQLGFESSTDPNFRQLVTAIVAREKISSTLVTTDTVEKEVRATVEQQGKEEIEKANVRHILVATEEEAKKVIERLDKGEKFEDLAKELSTDPGSKDNGGLYENVEKGQMVAEFDKATFEDLQPGETTKEPVKTQYGYHVMHLDSRTKGPRYTPEQIEENIKQQLEYAVYQKQQEALQKLLDEKRAALKTANQLVEPVYPTPTVAVPGELPSDLQPAEGTAEAAPEATAEATAEATVTP; via the coding sequence GTGAAGATCAAACATGTGACGATCGTCGGTATTGCCGCCCTCGCGATCAGCGCGTGCGGTGGCCCCGCCGCCAGCAACACCACGGCCACCGCTGGCGCAGCCGCCAACACCACGGCAGCCCCGGCCGCATCCGCCGCACCCGCCACCGCTGGCGCTGGTGCCACCGCCGAGGCCGCCACCACCAGCGGCGACCCTGCGCTGGTGGTCGCCAGCGTGGGCAACGCCACGCTCACCCGCGGCGAGCTGGACGCGCGGATCAAGCGCATCCAGGATGCCGTCGAGAAGCAGTCGCAGGGCGCGCAGAAGCCCACCGCCACCCAGATCGAGCCAAGCCTGGTCGAGCTGTTCTTCGACGAGCACCTGACGCTGGCCGTGGCCAAAGACAAGAGCGTGGGCGTGGAAGATGCCGATGTCGAGAACCAGATAAAGAAGATCGACGAGAGCATGAAGGCGCAGGGCTCGACCCTAGAAGATGCCATCCAGGGCCAGCTGGGATTCGAGAGCTCGACCGACCCCAATTTCCGCCAGCTCGTCACCGCCATCGTGGCCCGCGAGAAGATCAGCAGCACCCTGGTGACCACCGACACGGTGGAGAAGGAAGTGCGCGCCACGGTGGAGCAGCAGGGCAAAGAGGAGATCGAGAAGGCCAACGTGCGCCACATCCTGGTGGCCACCGAGGAGGAGGCCAAGAAGGTGATCGAGCGGCTCGACAAGGGCGAGAAGTTCGAGGACCTGGCCAAGGAGCTCTCGACCGACCCCGGCTCGAAGGACAACGGCGGGCTCTACGAGAACGTGGAGAAGGGCCAGATGGTCGCCGAGTTCGACAAGGCCACCTTCGAGGATCTGCAGCCCGGCGAGACCACCAAAGAGCCGGTGAAGACCCAGTACGGCTACCACGTGATGCACCTGGACAGCCGCACCAAGGGGCCGCGCTACACCCCCGAGCAGATCGAGGAGAACATCAAGCAGCAGCTTGAGTACGCCGTCTACCAGAAGCAGCAGGAGGCCCTGCAGAAGCTGCTGGACGAGAAGCGCGCCGCGCTGAAGACCGCCAACCAGCTGGTCGAGCCGGTCTACCCGACGCCCACCGTCGCGGTGCCTGGCGAGCTGCCCAGCGATCTGCAGCCTGCCGAGGGCACCGCCGAGGCCGCCCCTGAGGCCACCGCCGAGGCCACCGCCGAGGCCACCGTAACGCCGTAG